A region of the Pueribacillus theae genome:
CCCTTTCAAACAAAGTTACCAACTTCATTATAACACTCTATACCTCCAGCTGTTGCACTTGAAAAAGATCATAGTAATTCCCGCGCTTTGCCATTAGTTGTGCATGGGTGCCGATTTCTTTAATCTCGCCGTGTTCAATTAGGACAATTCGGTCGGCATGAGTGATAGTAGAAAGGCGGTGAGCGACGATAAAGGTTGTTCTTGTTTTTGCTAGTTTTTCTAATGCCTCTTGAATTAAATGTTCACTTTCTAAATCAAGCGCTGAAGTTGCTTCATCAAAGATTAGGATTGGCGGATTTTTCAAAAAGACGCGCGCAATGGCAATCCGCTGTTTCTGTCCCCCGGAAAGCTTTACGCCTCGCTCTCCAACCGGCGTGTCATAGCCTTGCGGAAGTTCTTCGATAAATTCATGGGCATTGGCAGCCTTAGCTGCTTCAATCACTTCTTTATCTGTTGCATTCGGATTTCCCATTTTTATATTAAATTTCACTGATTCACTAAATAGGATGTTGTCTTGAAGGACCATCCCGATTTTGTCACGCAAACTTCTTGCTCGATAGGCACGGATATCTGTCCCATCAATTAATATCCTTCCATCAGTCACATCGTAAAAACGGGGAATTAGGCTAATAAGGGAGGATTTTCCTCCACCACTCATGCCGACAAGAGCAATCGTTTCTCCAGATTTGACATCAAGGGATATATTTTTCAACACTTCCATTTCATCTTCATTGTAAGAAAAAGAAACATCTTCAAAGGTTACGCGTCCCTTTACATTTCTCAATTCCACAGCATCCTCTGCATCCTGAATATCGTATTTCTCATCAACAAATTCAAAGACACGATCCATCGATGCAATGGATTGTGTAAGAGTTGTTGAGGAATTGACCAGCCTTCTAAGCGGATTATAAAGCCGATCCATATATGTCACAAAAGCAATCATGGAACCAATTGTTAATTGCCCATTAATAACGAAATAGGCCGCTGCAGCAATAACAAGCAGGGGAGCAATATCCGTTATCGTGTTAACGACAGCAAATGTCTTTGCATTCCAAATCGTATGGTCAATCGCTTTTTCCAAAAAATTCCTGTTCCGCTTTTCAAACTGGTTTTCTTCAAAATCTTCAAGGGCAAAGCTGCGGATCACCGGCATACCTTGTACACGTTCATGCAGATGGCCTTGCACTTCAGCTAATGCCTGGGATCTTTTTCTTGTCAGCATTCTCAGACGCTGGTAGAAAAATTTTACCGAAAAGCCATAGAATGGGAGCATACAAATGGCAACAAGCGTTAACCATACGTTCATTGTCAACATGATGGCGATGACAATAACAATCGTAAATAAATCGAGCCATACATTCATTAAACCCGTAATAACAAAGGTTTTTGTCTGTTCCACATCATTGATAACCCTTGATATAATTTCTCCAGCCTTATTATTTGAATAAAAACGGAGGCTCAGTTTTTGAATGTGTGAAAATAGCTGATTCCGAATATCGTATAATATTTTGCTGCCTGTCCATTGGGCAAAATATTGGCGGTAATATTCAATTGGCGGCCGTAAAACAAGGAACACGAGGAACGTTAATCCCATTAGCCAGATGGGCTGTTCAATCTTTTCAGCCTTTGTTAATTGTTCAGCTCCGATAATATCATCTGTTACATATTTTAAAATGAGTGGAATCAACAACGGGATTCCGAATTTTAAAATCCCAATAATAATGGTTACTACAATTTCTTTTTTATATGGTTTAACAAACGTTAAATAGCGGCGAATGCTGTCCAGGATCCATCACCTAACTTTCTAAAGGAACTTTCATGAATAATTGAAAAACCTGCTGAAGTTAAATCAACAGGTTTTTCACCGGTATAACAAGTATTGATCATACCACTCATCAACAAATGTTGCGGCAAACGGTCCTTTTCTTTGATTAATCCAATTCTTAATTTCGACAAGATTTTTTCTTAGAATACCATCAAGTATTTTTGGATAATTCATTTGGTTTGCATGTTCTTCATATTCATCTTCATCAAGCACTTCATACGTCATATCAGGAAAGACTTTCACATCAAGATCGTAATCAATATATTTTAATGCCTCTTCATCCCAAGTGAATGGCGTCCCCATATTGCAATAATAATAAATGCCATCATCCCGAATCATGCCAATCACATTAAACCAGTGGGATGCACTAAAATAACAAATGGCCGGTTCGCGCGTACGCCATTGCCGGCCGTCCGACTCTGTGACGAAAATCCGATCATTTCCGCAGATGACTTCTTGGGAATTTGCTGATAGGACAATTGATTCTTCCCATACGCGGTGAAGCGTGCCGTTGTGCTTATAACTTTGAATTTCGATTTTTGTCCCGCTTTTGGGAAACTCCATCACATGCTCCTTTCCACCGATTGCCGAACAACACTGCTTCCATTTCAATATTCTTCATTATATTTCTGCTATTTTATCGTTATTTATTATAACGCTTATTACTTGTAATTAAAAGAAGCACGCTTTTTTAGATGATTCCGTAAAAATACCCTTCATCTTTACGATAAAGGGCAGTGATTATTTTAATTATCATTCTAGAATTTAAGATTAATTAGCACTAGGCTCCTTTTCCAATTCCTCGAATAATATAGATGCTCCCATTTCAACTGTTTGTAAACCTTGAGCGCTCGCTAATTCGTAAACTTCCATAATTTCTTCCATTGTCGCACCAAATTTTAATGCCCGCTTCACATGTGCGCGTAAACCGAGCTCGTATAAATGTGTCGTTTGTGAATCAATGGCTATATAAATAAATTCTTTGATTTTAGGTTCTAATACACCATTTTTCCATGGAAAGCTTAACAGATCTAAGTAGGCTTCAAAATAATCTTCTTTCAAGGCAACAAGATTCTCCCTGAATTCATTCCAATAGCCCATCTCTTTGATAAAACGCTTCTTCAATTGAATTTGTTTTTCTGAAAGCGGCTCAAACGTCTTTTTCCTGCTATGCTCTGATTCTTCAACTAAAATCGGTACTCCTAATGCAGGAGTATGCATGCCAATGGCACTGGTTAATTCTAACACTTCCATAATCTCTTCTTTTGTCGCTCCAAGTTGTAATGCATTTCTTACATGAGTTCGTAATCCTGGCTCATATAAATGCGTCGATGAAGCATTAATAGCTATTGAAATAAGATCTTTAATTTTAGGATCCAACACACCTGATTTCCAAGGTATTGAAGTAAACTTTACATATGTTTCAAAAAAAGCTTCATCCAATATCAGCAACCGTTCTAAATTATCCGGCCAATGGCCTCTTCTTTCAATAAATTTCTTTTTTAATTCTTTTTGTTTTTCGGAGAGTTGTATCGACATAGAATCCCACCTTTATTATGATTAATGTGATAAATTTATTATTTAGCAAGCAATCCACCGTCTATAATGAATTCAGAACCTGTTGAATAACTCGATTCATCTGAAGCTAAATATAAAACCATGTTCGATACTTCCTCCGCACGGCCGATTCGATGCAGAGGAATAGCTCTTTCACGTTGTTCCAGTTCCTCCTGGTTTTTATAGACCAGGTCTGTGATCGCCGTTCTCACACTTCCAGGGTGTACCGAATTTACCCGAATATTATATTTGGCAAACTCAAGCGCTGCTGTTTTTGTCATTCCTCTTATTGCAAATTTCGATGCTGTATACGCGACTGTTTTTTCTCTGCTAATCAACCCCATGATCGAGGAGACATTCACGATCGATCCACCTTCTGCTTTTTTCATTGATGGCAAAACCGCTTTCATACCAAGAAAAACTGATACTTGATTCACATCTATTACTTGTCGATATTCTTCTTCCGACATTTCTTCAATCGTATTGCTTAAAGCAATTCCTGCATTATTGACAAGAATATTTACAGGTCCGAACGTTTTTTCTGTTTCCTGAATAACATGCTTCCACCTGGAAAGCATCGAGATATTTTGCTCGATAAATTTTGTATTATTCCCAAGTTCTTCCTCTAATGATAATCCTTCTTTTAAGAGGATATCGGTAAATACGACCTTGGCTCCTTCCGCAACAAATTTTCTTACATATGATTCGCCTAAACCGCCAGCCGCTCCTGTTATCACAGCAACTTTTCCATTGAGTCTGCCCACACTAAAAACCCCCAATAACTCTTAGATAAGGGCTGCCGGAAAGAAACCCTCATATCATTATTATTTTTTCTTTACCGGCATCTTCATGATTACATGCTGCTTCAAAAAAATTAACCAACCCAATTCTCAGGCACAGCTCCGACATTTCTACGGTAATATAACATCGGATCACTGTTTTTCTTATCTAAAGAAATAACTTCTCCTAAAAAGATTATGTGATCTCCCGCATCGATTTGTTCCACTTTTTCACACTCCAAAACACCAAAAACATCTTTTAAAATAGGAAGATTATTCAATGAAAATTCCCAGTCTACTTTTGCAAAACGATCTTTCTCTTTACTACTGGCAAAAACCCAGCAGGCATCCTGTTGATCACCTGCTAAAATATTAACCGCAAATCTTTGTGAGTTTTTAAAGCTCTCGATACTTCCCGACTCTTTACCGATGCACCATAATATCATTAAGGGTTCCAATGAAACCGATGTAAATGAATTAACGGTGAGGCCGATAGGCTTATTGTTTTCGTCTGTCGTCGTCATAATCGTAACCCCAGTCGGATAACTAGCCATAATTTCTCTGTATAATTTTTCCGTTTGTTCTTTAACCATCATGCATTCCTACTCCTTTCATCATGTTGTCACTAACAAGCAATATCGAATGTTATTGATAGTAAGCACTCTCTTAACCGTTGTTCACTCGGTAATAACTACTTACTTCATTCCAAAATTCTTCTAGTTTATTAACAAGGCCGCCACTTCCGAATCTTAGTTTAGAAGGCTGATTCAAACTAAAACGATAGGCGATGAAACTAAGAAAACTCAAAATTTCTTTTCTTCGGCTAATAATATTTTTTATCCCTTTCTCGTAAAACCAGCTATCAATTGTATTGTATACGCCACGATTAATGCCATACTTCTTTTCACACAGCTTTTGAAAGGAATGATCCGTATAATTCACAAGTTGATTTTCGTATTGCATGACTGATTCTCCTTTCAAACTGTCGTTACTTTTTAGCTTTTAGTATTTTTTGCATCGTACAAACTTCATTCGCTAAATTGTTAATTTTATCGAGTAATTCTTGTGAAATAATTTCATTTTTTTCGTTAAAATCTTTATTATGGGCAAATACGTATTCAGGTGCAACATATGAATGGAAATAGCCAGCAATTGGCTTCAGTTGATTTTCAATCATCAAATAATGCTGGTCATTTCCTCCTATCGCAATAAAACCCATAACTTTATGGCGAAAAGTTTCTGCTGGAACCAAATCCAATAAGTTCTTTAAAACTCCTGGAAAAGAACCGTGAAAAATAGGTGTCCCGACAATATAGCCATCTGCAGATGAAACGGTATCAATCAACTTTCTTGTATCTTCATTGTAAGAAGAAGGTTCGCGCCCATCACATAGTTCTATGTTGTACTGTTTTAAATCCAATAGCTCGGTTTCAATGTCAGGAATGCTTCTCCTCGCTTCCTCCAATACTTTTTGTGTAACAACCAATGTTTTTGAGCCTATAATTGTTCCAGATATCCCCAATAATTTCAAAATCGAACACTCCTTAGTAAACCGTACAAACGTAAATGTATTTCTATATGACAGGACGTCCAGAAACATAAATCACTTGCCCTGTTACATACTCAGCCTCGTCAGAAGCCAAAAATGTAATGACGTTGGCAACGTCCTCAGGGCGCCCTACCCGCTGTATCGGATTATTTTTTATAAAGGATTTTTTGAATTCGTCAAAATCGTCTATTCCCCTCATTTTTGCCGATATCCTTGATACTTCGCTCATATCCGTATCAATAAAACCTGGTGCAACAGCATTTACATTTATCCCAAATGGACCTAGTTCCATCGACAGTGCTTTTGTCATACCTTGAACGCCAGCTTTAGCTGATGAATAATTCACTCTTCCAAGGCTTCCTACGGCTGCCTGCGATGAAACCATTACGATTTTTCCGTAGTTTTGTTTTTTCATATATTTTTGCGCAGCTTGAGCACAGAGAAAACTTCCTTTAAGATTTACGTCAATAACTTGTTCCCAATCCTCTTCAGACAAATTATCAATCATACTGTCTTTAAGGATACCTGCATTATTTACGAGAATATCGATCTTACCCCATTGATCTACAACCGTTTCCATCTCTTTTTCTATTTGTTGACGATTTGTCACATCAACTTCGAGAGCGATTCCTTCACTGCCTGCATCTTTTATCTTTGCTAATGTTTCTTCTGCCGTTTCTGTGTTTCTATCAAAAATGGCCACTTTGGCTCCGCCTTTCGCTAATTTCAGAGCTGTAGCGGCTCCGATTCCCCGGGCTCCGCCAGTAACAATAGCAACTAGGTTTCTAAAATTTCCCAATGATTATCCTTCCTTTTTATTTTGAATTAAAGGAATCGCTCCTTAAACTTCTTGGTTATTAAACCATTCAATAGCTCCTTTTAGACCAAGCTCTTTAATTTTTTCACGGACTAGTTTTATCCCGTCTGCTGTATGGATAATGGCATCTTGTTCAGGTCCAAACATCAGTGTGTTTCGGAATCCTTGAGCTTCCATTACACGGTTATGCGCTTTTTTCTTAAGTTTCAGAATATCTAAAGGCGTTTTGGCAATGCCGCGGGCTATCTTCAGCGTCTCTTCTTCCAATTTATCTCCATCAAAACACTTTGCAGCAAACCCATACTCTGTTGCTTCCTTTCCGCTAATGCGGCTGCCTGCAGTTAAGTCAAGCATTTTTGCACGCTGCACTCCGATATGCCATCCCCAGTACATCCCTACAAATCCGCCGCCTAGTGGCAATGACGGGAATCCGAAAGTTGCATCTTTATCAGTAATAACCATATCGCAGCATGCAAGCAATTGTGTTCCGCCAGCCAGTGCATAGCCTTGAACTTGAGCAATGATTGGTTTCGGGAAGTCCCATATTCTTAACCAGCGTAGCGTAAAGACCTCTAACATATCCCTGTCTTCAGTAACGGTTTTATCAGCAGGCTTTCCAACGTCATACCCGACACTGAATGCCCTTCCTTTTCCTTTAATAATGACAACACTAATGCTGTCATCAGCCTCAACTTCATCAAGAGCTGCATCAAGTTCTTCAAATAATTCGTTGTTAAATGCATTCAATTTTTCCGGCCGGTTTAACGTTAAATAAGCAATCTTGCCTAATCTATCGACCAATACTAATTTTTCAGACATACTACTCACCTTTTTCAAAAATTTAGTAATTGCTGTTGTTTCTGAATAAAAATATCTCTCTACCTGTAACTAGCGAATTAATCTTCATCAAATTTTCTGCACCTACAATAACAGGTTTACTTTATTCTGAAACAACTTTCTAATAACGTAATGTTAACCATTAATAAGACAAGCAGGGAATCTATACTCAGTCTGTTGCAGTTTTTTCAATAATTAAATCCGATTCCCCCGCCTTTGTGTCATATAAACACAAAATTTTTCTTTTATTGATCCTAGAATGTCAAATCACCGCTCAACAAGCTTTTGGCAATCGTACGGCGGTGAATTTCTGAAGTGCCATCAGGAATTCTAAGAATTCTTGCAAGACGATATCCTTCCTCAAGGCCAAGTTCATTCGTCACACCTACTCCGCCATGAATTTGGATGGCTCGGTCGTAGACACGGCCCATCATTTCCGTACAGAAGGCTTTCACCATTGAAATTTCTTTACGCGGTTGTTTTTTAGTGTTTTCGATTTTCCATGCGCAGTTGAGTGCCATATTTCTGGCTGCATAAATGTCAATTGCACAGTCCGCCAACATTTGTTGTACCATTTGATGCTCGCCAATTTTCTTCCCGAAGGTTTCACGGATTTGTGAGTAATCCACTGCTTTTTTCAAGGCCCATTGTGCAGAACCGACACATTTCCCGCTCATGCCGAGACGTCCTGTGTTAATTCCGCTAATCGCTCTAGAAAATCCCATATGAAGCTCACCGACAATATTTTCTTGAGAAACACGCAAATTATCCAAACTTATAATGCCTGCTTCACCGCCTAAATCACCCATAACCGGAATCGCGGAGTCCACTGAAAACCCTTCAGAACTTGTTTCAACAAAGAAGCAAGTAATTCCGCCTTTTCTTCGCTCTTTCAACTCAGGTTCAGTTATCGCAAAAAGCAAGCAATAATCAGCATACGGTGCATTTGTAATCCATTGCTTTGTTCCATTGATCACCCATTCGGATCCGTCTTTTACCGCTTTCGTTTTTAAATTCCAGACGTCGGAACCAGCATCAGGTTCTGAAAGTGCAAAACAGAGTGTTTTTTCACCAGATCGAATACCATCGATGTATTTGCTTTTCAAATTGTCGTTCAAACCATTAAGCACTGGTGTCAAACCATTCGTAAACGGTGACGGGATAACGATCGGATGAATTAATTTATTATTCGGATAATGCTTATTCAAAAATTCTTGGACAAGCACAGCTGTGACCGGCCCAAATTCTTCCCCGCCAAGCTCCTTCGCACCAAACATGTTGTAAAAACCGGCTCTAGCAGATTCCATCCGCACTTCTTTTCTTAATTCCTCTACCTCTGGAGCATGGCGGCCATCTTCTGTAAAATACTTTCTCGGATTCGTTAATAACTCTTCATTTTTTTCTTCAAGCGGGATAACCTTTTTTTCAATAAATTGTTTTAAACCGTTAATAATTTCTTGTGTATCTTCAGGTATATTAAAATCCATAATTTATCTCTCCCTTAATCATGTTTATTGTCTAATTGCTATTTTTTTAATGTGATTAGTGCATCGGCAACTTTGACGCCTTTTCCTTTTTCAAATACCATAATTGGGTTTAAATCAAGCTCTTGAATGGAATCTTCAGCGTTTGCAATAAATTGGCTGAAATTCGAAATTAAATTACATAACGCTTTCACATCGTATGGCTGCTTTCCCCTGGCTCCTTTTAATAAACTGCTTCCCCGAAGTTCATTTACCATTCGTTCCGCTTCTTCTACAGAAACAGGAGCTTTGCGTATTGCAGCATCTTTTAAAATTTCAATATAAATGCCACCCATGCCTACAAGAATGACTTGGCCGAAAACAGGGTCGCTTTTCGAACCGATAAACATCTCCACAGAGTCGTCCGTTAACATTTCCTGGATCAATACGCCGTCAAACTGAGCATCCTGGATGTTGTCCACTTTGTTTTTTAATATTTGAAACGTTTGTTCAACATCTTTTTCATTATCAATATTCAAATAGACCAAGCCTTCATCTGTTTTGTGAAGAATTTCAGGGGACATTCCTTTCATCGCAATTGGAAAGCCAACTTCTTTCGCAAGTATAACCGCTTCTTCTGGTGAAGTTGCCAGCCTCTCTTTCGTTACTGGAATGTCATATTGTTGAATTAATTTCTTCCCCTCATATTCAGTCAGAACGGAAGATTGGCTGGAAATTGAAATTGTTTGTTTAAGTTTTTTTTCAGACTCGTCTAGCTTTCGATTGAAATGCTCCCGGTAAAAGTTTAACGCTTTCAACATATTCACAGCCCGCGTCGGATCATCTGAAAGAACGAGTCCATTATCTATAATTGTTTTTTTAGATTCCTCTGTATTTAATGTAACGGTGATTAGCGGAATATCTTTATATTTGTTAGAGATGTCTTTTAACGTCAAAATTCTTTTCTCCAAAACTTCAGGCATCAAGCCTGTAAATGCTAAAAAGACAATTGTTGAATCGTATTTACCACTGCCGAGTACAGTATCTATGAAATCATCTAGTAAATTAGGGATAGCATTTAGTTGTGCTGTCGTATCAATCGGGTTTTTAACGCCAGCAATAGGCAGCATTTCTTTTAGTTTTTCTTGGACATCTTGAGGTGTTTCCGGAACAGACAAATGACGTTCGGATAATTGATCTGCCAACATAATGCCTACTCCACCAGATACCGTGAAAATAGCAACTCGATCACCTTTTGGAATTGGAAGCTCTGCACTTGCATAAGCCACATCGAGGAATTCTTCGATTGTTTCAGCCCGGTATACCCCATACTGCTCAAATATCGCGTCATAGACATCATCTGAGCCAGCTAAAGATCCAGTATGGGACAACGCCGCTTTCTTACCAACATTTGTCGTTCCTACTTTCAACGCAACGACCGGTTTGTTATTTTCAGCGGCAAGCTTAAACGCATTAATTAATTTTTCACCATCTTTTGCGCCCTCAATATAGCAGGCAATTACTTCAGTTTCATTGTCTTGTGCAAGATAGGCAATACAATCGGCTACATCTACATCGCTTTCATTTCCAGTAGCGATAAAATGGCTTAACCCAATGTGATTTTGCCTTGCTAACGTGTAAACATGAGAACCAAAAGCTCCGCTTTGGCTGACGAAGCCGATTTTACCTTTTATCAGCGTCTGCTTTTCAAGAATCGTTGAAAAAGTGGCATAGACTCCTTTATTCACATTAAACATACCTAAACAGTTAGGTCCAAGCACTCTTACATTATGTTTTTTTGCAATGGATGTTATCTCTTCCTGCTGTTGTTTGCCTTCTTCATCCACTTCTCCGAAACCTGCGCTGAAAATGACAACAGAACGCACGCCGTTTTCCGCACATTCCTTGAATTTATCGAGAACTAAGTTTTTCGGTAAAGAGATGATAGCCAAATCAATCGTTTGGTTAATCTCTGCTATGCTTCCATAACATTTCAGTCCGGTAATCACATCATATTTTGGGTTGATTGGGAAAATTGAACCTTTGTAGTTATTTTTTTGCAAATACGCTAAAGGGCGTCCACCAATTCGCTTCTCATCGGGAGTCGCGCCAATAATAGCTATGCTCTCCGGATTAAAAAGTGCATCTAATGTACTCTCTTTAATAGCCATTCAATTTCCTTTCTCCTTTTCTATTTTTTTAGAAAACAAGTAAACCGTTTCACTCCTTCATGAAATACTTGAATTCAATATATTTTTTTGTTACTCAATCTTTTTTATTTGCAACTTTTATGCCAACTTTTTAAAAAGGAAGTTTTTTAAAAGTTCCCCCTTTTGTCGCAACTTTTTCTTCTTAAAAATCTTTCTATACAAGAAATTTTCCGTTTCTCTTAATTGAAACAGTTTTACTATTGAAACATTTATTTCATCAATTTAATTCCGTTATATAACGGTTTCCGTCAAAGGATCTCTATTTTTTCTTTTGATATGAAAATAATATCTACTTGAAAACACAATGTCTTGATTTGTCAAGTACCCGGAAAC
Encoded here:
- the ntdP gene encoding nucleoside tri-diphosphate phosphatase; amino-acid sequence: MEFPKSGTKIEIQSYKHNGTLHRVWEESIVLSANSQEVICGNDRIFVTESDGRQWRTREPAICYFSASHWFNVIGMIRDDGIYYYCNMGTPFTWDEEALKYIDYDLDVKVFPDMTYEVLDEDEYEEHANQMNYPKILDGILRKNLVEIKNWINQRKGPFAATFVDEWYDQYLLYR
- a CDS encoding enoyl-CoA hydratase-related protein, whose protein sequence is MSEKLVLVDRLGKIAYLTLNRPEKLNAFNNELFEELDAALDEVEADDSISVVIIKGKGRAFSVGYDVGKPADKTVTEDRDMLEVFTLRWLRIWDFPKPIIAQVQGYALAGGTQLLACCDMVITDKDATFGFPSLPLGGGFVGMYWGWHIGVQRAKMLDLTAGSRISGKEATEYGFAAKCFDGDKLEEETLKIARGIAKTPLDILKLKKKAHNRVMEAQGFRNTLMFGPEQDAIIHTADGIKLVREKIKELGLKGAIEWFNNQEV
- a CDS encoding ABC transporter ATP-binding protein; the encoded protein is MDSIRRYLTFVKPYKKEIVVTIIIGILKFGIPLLIPLILKYVTDDIIGAEQLTKAEKIEQPIWLMGLTFLVFLVLRPPIEYYRQYFAQWTGSKILYDIRNQLFSHIQKLSLRFYSNNKAGEIISRVINDVEQTKTFVITGLMNVWLDLFTIVIVIAIMLTMNVWLTLVAICMLPFYGFSVKFFYQRLRMLTRKRSQALAEVQGHLHERVQGMPVIRSFALEDFEENQFEKRNRNFLEKAIDHTIWNAKTFAVVNTITDIAPLLVIAAAAYFVINGQLTIGSMIAFVTYMDRLYNPLRRLVNSSTTLTQSIASMDRVFEFVDEKYDIQDAEDAVELRNVKGRVTFEDVSFSYNEDEMEVLKNISLDVKSGETIALVGMSGGGKSSLISLIPRFYDVTDGRILIDGTDIRAYRARSLRDKIGMVLQDNILFSESVKFNIKMGNPNATDKEVIEAAKAANAHEFIEELPQGYDTPVGERGVKLSGGQKQRIAIARVFLKNPPILIFDEATSALDLESEHLIQEALEKLAKTRTTFIVAHRLSTITHADRIVLIEHGEIKEIGTHAQLMAKRGNYYDLFQVQQLEV
- a CDS encoding glucose 1-dehydrogenase translates to MGRLNGKVAVITGAAGGLGESYVRKFVAEGAKVVFTDILLKEGLSLEEELGNNTKFIEQNISMLSRWKHVIQETEKTFGPVNILVNNAGIALSNTIEEMSEEEYRQVIDVNQVSVFLGMKAVLPSMKKAEGGSIVNVSSIMGLISREKTVAYTASKFAIRGMTKTAALEFAKYNIRVNSVHPGSVRTAITDLVYKNQEELEQRERAIPLHRIGRAEEVSNMVLYLASDESSYSTGSEFIIDGGLLAK
- a CDS encoding carboxymuconolactone decarboxylase family protein, coding for MSIQLSEKQKELKKKFIERRGHWPDNLERLLILDEAFFETYVKFTSIPWKSGVLDPKIKDLISIAINASSTHLYEPGLRTHVRNALQLGATKEEIMEVLELTSAIGMHTPALGVPILVEESEHSRKKTFEPLSEKQIQLKKRFIKEMGYWNEFRENLVALKEDYFEAYLDLLSFPWKNGVLEPKIKEFIYIAIDSQTTHLYELGLRAHVKRALKFGATMEEIMEVYELASAQGLQTVEMGASILFEELEKEPSAN
- a CDS encoding acetate--CoA ligase family protein, producing the protein MAIKESTLDALFNPESIAIIGATPDEKRIGGRPLAYLQKNNYKGSIFPINPKYDVITGLKCYGSIAEINQTIDLAIISLPKNLVLDKFKECAENGVRSVVIFSAGFGEVDEEGKQQQEEITSIAKKHNVRVLGPNCLGMFNVNKGVYATFSTILEKQTLIKGKIGFVSQSGAFGSHVYTLARQNHIGLSHFIATGNESDVDVADCIAYLAQDNETEVIACYIEGAKDGEKLINAFKLAAENNKPVVALKVGTTNVGKKAALSHTGSLAGSDDVYDAIFEQYGVYRAETIEEFLDVAYASAELPIPKGDRVAIFTVSGGVGIMLADQLSERHLSVPETPQDVQEKLKEMLPIAGVKNPIDTTAQLNAIPNLLDDFIDTVLGSGKYDSTIVFLAFTGLMPEVLEKRILTLKDISNKYKDIPLITVTLNTEESKKTIIDNGLVLSDDPTRAVNMLKALNFYREHFNRKLDESEKKLKQTISISSQSSVLTEYEGKKLIQQYDIPVTKERLATSPEEAVILAKEVGFPIAMKGMSPEILHKTDEGLVYLNIDNEKDVEQTFQILKNKVDNIQDAQFDGVLIQEMLTDDSVEMFIGSKSDPVFGQVILVGMGGIYIEILKDAAIRKAPVSVEEAERMVNELRGSSLLKGARGKQPYDVKALCNLISNFSQFIANAEDSIQELDLNPIMVFEKGKGVKVADALITLKK
- a CDS encoding NADPH-dependent FMN reductase, with product MKLLGISGTIIGSKTLVVTQKVLEEARRSIPDIETELLDLKQYNIELCDGREPSSYNEDTRKLIDTVSSADGYIVGTPIFHGSFPGVLKNLLDLVPAETFRHKVMGFIAIGGNDQHYLMIENQLKPIAGYFHSYVAPEYVFAHNKDFNEKNEIISQELLDKINNLANEVCTMQKILKAKK
- a CDS encoding SDR family NAD(P)-dependent oxidoreductase, whose product is MGNFRNLVAIVTGGARGIGAATALKLAKGGAKVAIFDRNTETAEETLAKIKDAGSEGIALEVDVTNRQQIEKEMETVVDQWGKIDILVNNAGILKDSMIDNLSEEDWEQVIDVNLKGSFLCAQAAQKYMKKQNYGKIVMVSSQAAVGSLGRVNYSSAKAGVQGMTKALSMELGPFGINVNAVAPGFIDTDMSEVSRISAKMRGIDDFDEFKKSFIKNNPIQRVGRPEDVANVITFLASDEAEYVTGQVIYVSGRPVI
- a CDS encoding acyl-CoA dehydrogenase family protein, whose protein sequence is MDFNIPEDTQEIINGLKQFIEKKVIPLEEKNEELLTNPRKYFTEDGRHAPEVEELRKEVRMESARAGFYNMFGAKELGGEEFGPVTAVLVQEFLNKHYPNNKLIHPIVIPSPFTNGLTPVLNGLNDNLKSKYIDGIRSGEKTLCFALSEPDAGSDVWNLKTKAVKDGSEWVINGTKQWITNAPYADYCLLFAITEPELKERRKGGITCFFVETSSEGFSVDSAIPVMGDLGGEAGIISLDNLRVSQENIVGELHMGFSRAISGINTGRLGMSGKCVGSAQWALKKAVDYSQIRETFGKKIGEHQMVQQMLADCAIDIYAARNMALNCAWKIENTKKQPRKEISMVKAFCTEMMGRVYDRAIQIHGGVGVTNELGLEEGYRLARILRIPDGTSEIHRRTIAKSLLSGDLTF
- a CDS encoding flavin reductase family protein, whose amino-acid sequence is MMVKEQTEKLYREIMASYPTGVTIMTTTDENNKPIGLTVNSFTSVSLEPLMILWCIGKESGSIESFKNSQRFAVNILAGDQQDACWVFASSKEKDRFAKVDWEFSLNNLPILKDVFGVLECEKVEQIDAGDHIIFLGEVISLDKKNSDPMLYYRRNVGAVPENWVG